The Sandaracinaceae bacterium genome has a window encoding:
- a CDS encoding alpha/beta hydrolase, translated as MTEENEGRGGRWGLFLLALFVGLPLLALCGLTVLGPPSPETMVFTFAVTAMVVGGLMAPWSPRLAWGARLGFVALFLVVVWRVFSADAGRTVRAYTVDAGSPALASGRLLDTIVPERDVAIGGTLFLQAMGQMGPPEPGLLDALRDGYARMRLDQGPVPSSTVSTFVMGQTPEDHTVFRVAPADRFNPPEAVVLFLHGSMGNITVACWQVAQAANPVGLDVICPSTDWRAEWEGEEGQAIVQAALARLRSENVRRVYLAGLSRGGIGISRMARDLDVEGIILISGASSRARPKRVPTLVLQGRRDPRTPPAPARQYARAVGATYREHPEAGHWMLLSHHEWFESELRRWLAYREGLGDVHGSGAAEAPTGDN; from the coding sequence ATGACGGAGGAGAACGAGGGCCGTGGCGGCCGCTGGGGGCTGTTCCTCCTCGCGCTCTTCGTCGGGCTGCCGCTCCTCGCGCTCTGTGGCCTGACGGTGCTCGGGCCTCCGTCGCCGGAGACGATGGTCTTCACCTTCGCGGTGACGGCGATGGTGGTCGGCGGGCTGATGGCGCCCTGGTCCCCCAGGCTCGCCTGGGGCGCGCGGCTGGGCTTCGTCGCGCTCTTCCTCGTGGTGGTCTGGCGGGTGTTCAGCGCGGACGCGGGCCGGACCGTCCGCGCCTACACGGTCGACGCCGGCAGCCCCGCGCTGGCCAGCGGCCGGCTGCTCGACACGATCGTGCCCGAGCGAGACGTGGCGATCGGCGGCACGCTCTTCCTCCAGGCGATGGGGCAGATGGGCCCGCCCGAGCCCGGGCTGCTCGACGCGCTGCGCGACGGCTACGCGCGCATGCGCCTCGACCAGGGCCCCGTGCCGTCGTCGACGGTCTCGACCTTCGTGATGGGTCAGACCCCGGAGGACCACACCGTCTTCCGCGTCGCGCCCGCCGATCGCTTCAACCCGCCCGAGGCGGTCGTGCTCTTCCTTCACGGCTCGATGGGCAACATCACCGTCGCGTGCTGGCAGGTGGCGCAGGCCGCGAACCCGGTCGGGCTCGACGTGATCTGTCCCTCGACGGACTGGCGAGCCGAGTGGGAGGGCGAAGAAGGTCAGGCCATCGTGCAGGCCGCCCTCGCGCGGCTGCGCTCCGAGAACGTGCGGCGGGTCTATCTCGCGGGGCTCAGCCGCGGGGGCATCGGCATCAGCCGCATGGCGCGCGACCTCGACGTGGAGGGGATCATCCTCATCAGCGGGGCCTCGTCGCGCGCTCGGCCCAAGCGCGTGCCCACGCTGGTCCTCCAGGGGCGGCGCGATCCGCGCACGCCGCCCGCGCCGGCCCGGCAGTACGCCCGCGCGGTGGGCGCGACCTACCGCGAGCACCCGGAGGCTGGCCACTGGATGCTGCTCAGCCACCACGAGTGGTTCGAGAGCGAGCTGCGCCGCTGGCTCGCCTATCGCGAGGGGCTGGGTGACGTTCACGGGTCCGGGGCTGCGGAAGCTCCGACCGGGGATAACTGA
- a CDS encoding tRNA-dihydrouridine synthase, with protein sequence MQPFDFDAYFASQPAIVAPMEDVSDAVFRQLCRDRGADLCVTEFVNVEGLLRGCKNAKRKLRLERPADHPTAIQIYGSDPDRLVEAATIAEAAEPVFLDINCGCWVPKIARRGAGAGWLRDPEAMIEMAARVVKQVSLPVTVKTRIGWGPEKDMPIVDLARRLEDVGVRVITIHCRTANMGHSGEADWSWAAKTREVVDMPVIVNGDVKTAWDAKRAIDETGCAGVMVGRGAIAHPWIIGECRALLDRGVEPEPVDWRARMALCREHLAANVERRGDKRAVRYMRRYYPGYLKGLPGSSTLRNRLNRADPLEEVHGLYAEYEAYLAHREAEGLSVTPAAA encoded by the coding sequence ATGCAGCCGTTCGACTTCGACGCCTATTTCGCCAGCCAGCCCGCCATCGTGGCCCCGATGGAGGACGTGAGCGACGCCGTGTTCCGTCAGCTGTGCCGCGACCGCGGGGCCGATCTCTGCGTGACCGAGTTCGTCAACGTCGAGGGCCTGCTCCGCGGCTGCAAGAACGCCAAGCGCAAGCTGCGGCTCGAGCGCCCGGCGGATCACCCCACCGCGATCCAGATCTACGGCTCGGATCCGGACCGGCTCGTGGAGGCGGCCACCATCGCCGAGGCGGCGGAGCCGGTCTTCCTCGACATCAACTGCGGCTGCTGGGTGCCCAAGATCGCGCGCCGCGGAGCGGGGGCCGGCTGGCTCCGGGATCCCGAGGCCATGATCGAGATGGCCGCGCGCGTGGTCAAGCAAGTCTCACTGCCGGTCACCGTCAAGACGCGCATCGGCTGGGGTCCCGAGAAGGACATGCCCATCGTCGATCTGGCGCGCCGCCTCGAGGACGTCGGCGTCCGGGTGATCACCATCCACTGCCGGACGGCGAACATGGGCCACTCCGGCGAGGCGGACTGGAGCTGGGCCGCGAAGACGCGCGAGGTGGTCGACATGCCGGTCATCGTCAACGGCGACGTGAAGACCGCGTGGGACGCCAAGCGCGCCATCGACGAGACCGGCTGCGCGGGCGTGATGGTGGGCCGCGGCGCGATCGCCCACCCGTGGATCATCGGCGAGTGCCGGGCGCTCCTCGACCGCGGCGTCGAGCCCGAGCCCGTCGACTGGCGCGCGCGCATGGCGCTGTGCCGGGAGCACCTGGCCGCCAACGTGGAGCGACGCGGCGACAAGCGCGCGGTCCGCTACATGCGCCGCTACTACCCGGGCTACCTCAAGGGCCTGCCGGGCAGCTCGACCCTGCGCAACCGGCTGAATCGCGCCGACCCGCTCGAGGAGGTGCACGGGCTCTACGCCGAGTACGAGGCCTACCTCGCGCACCGCGAGGCCGAGGGGCTCTCGGTCACCCCCGCGGCGGCGTGA
- a CDS encoding ATP-binding protein: MGGHSDSDDARLLAFARRLQAFQTFDELIDELCNEVRAAVGYSTAWLAIFDESGERVRIMAIQGDMAERVWERAAVIPVSGDPYMERIRDDRTVQIVEDAQVADDVNRDIVTALGNRTIVNVPLTLIDRPFGAIGTGTFGDEGVRVPSRADLAYLEAMGQQLVMASARILLDQQRKEAAAEREALMRQLEQRQRLESLGRLAGGVAHEFNNLLTVVHGSASLLLLEEDDPEKVEELRVIIDAAERSEQLTRKLLAMGKRQPLRLEVTGLDAIVRDAQALMRPVVPKGVELECSVEEGMRVRVDAAQVEQLLLNLVLNACDAMPEGGRVTVRGDAVELDERFAEEHVWARPGLYAQVVVEDTGVGMEPELLARIFEPFFTTKPEEKGSGLGLAISRGVAEQHGGFLHATSVPGEGSRFALYLPRSTQ; this comes from the coding sequence GTGGGGGGACACTCCGACTCCGACGACGCGCGTCTCCTCGCGTTCGCGCGCCGCCTGCAAGCGTTCCAGACCTTCGACGAGCTCATCGACGAGCTCTGCAACGAGGTGCGGGCCGCCGTCGGGTACTCGACCGCGTGGCTCGCCATCTTCGACGAGAGCGGGGAACGGGTGCGCATCATGGCCATCCAGGGGGACATGGCGGAGCGCGTCTGGGAGCGCGCGGCCGTGATCCCCGTGTCCGGCGATCCCTACATGGAGCGCATCCGCGACGACCGCACCGTGCAGATCGTGGAGGACGCGCAGGTCGCCGATGACGTGAACCGCGACATCGTCACCGCGCTCGGGAATCGCACGATCGTCAACGTGCCGCTCACCCTCATCGACCGCCCGTTCGGCGCGATCGGGACGGGCACCTTCGGCGACGAGGGCGTCCGCGTCCCGTCGCGGGCGGACCTCGCGTACCTCGAGGCCATGGGCCAGCAGCTGGTGATGGCCTCGGCCCGCATCCTGCTCGATCAGCAGCGGAAGGAGGCGGCGGCGGAGCGCGAGGCGCTGATGCGCCAGCTCGAGCAACGCCAGCGGCTCGAGAGCCTGGGCCGCCTGGCCGGAGGCGTGGCGCACGAGTTCAACAACCTCCTCACGGTCGTGCACGGGAGCGCGTCGCTGCTCCTGCTCGAGGAAGACGACCCCGAGAAGGTGGAGGAGCTGCGGGTGATCATCGACGCCGCGGAGCGCTCGGAGCAGCTGACGAGGAAGCTCCTCGCGATGGGCAAGCGGCAGCCGCTGCGCCTCGAGGTCACGGGGCTCGACGCGATCGTGCGCGACGCCCAGGCGCTGATGCGCCCCGTCGTGCCCAAGGGCGTCGAGCTGGAGTGCTCCGTGGAAGAGGGGATGCGCGTGAGGGTGGACGCCGCGCAGGTCGAGCAGCTGCTCCTGAACCTGGTCCTCAACGCGTGCGACGCGATGCCCGAGGGGGGCCGCGTGACGGTGCGCGGCGACGCCGTGGAGCTCGACGAGCGCTTCGCCGAGGAGCACGTGTGGGCGCGCCCGGGTCTGTACGCGCAGGTCGTCGTCGAGGACACGGGCGTCGGGATGGAGCCGGAGCTGCTCGCCCGGATCTTCGAGCCCTTCTTCACCACCAAGCCCGAAGAGAAGGGCTCCGGGCTCGGCCTCGCGATCAGCCGCGGCGTCGCCGAGCAGCACGGAGGCTTCCTCCACGCGACGTCCGTCCCCGGCGAAGGCTCGCGCTTCGCGCTGTATCTGCCGCGGAGCACTCAATAG